A stretch of the Gossypium hirsutum isolate 1008001.06 chromosome D07, Gossypium_hirsutum_v2.1, whole genome shotgun sequence genome encodes the following:
- the LOC107954155 gene encoding nucleobase-ascorbate transporter 12, whose amino-acid sequence MSSSDPKTRPKPVTRPPAPVPPSSWAKRTGFKPKFSGETNASDSGQIALPPRSRENENQPDLEAGRARPVPPVVNGEQPVSEKGPAEKDQSVKKRREADGTNKGSSAAAANGHTVNNGAAPQPQQPTRRPSRNEDVVDVLPQNVDDEGFVGRHSHMKYELRDTPGLVPIGLYGFQHYLSMLGSLILIPLVIVPAMGGTYEDTANVVSTVLFVSGVTTLLHSFFGSRLPLIQGSSFVFLAPALAIINSPEFRGLNGNNFKHIMKELQGAIIIASAFQALLGYSGLMSLFLRLINPVVVAPTVAAVGISFYSYGFPQVGNCLEIGAVQILLVIIFSLYLRKISVLGHRIFLIYAVPLGLVITWAAAFLLTEAGAYSHKGCDTNIPSSNIVSEHCRKHVSRMKHCRVDTSHAFKSSPWFRFPYPLQWGTPVFHWKMAIVMCVVSIIASVDSVGSYHASSLLVSSRPPTPGVVSRGIGLEGLSSILAGLWGTGTGSTTLTENVHTIAVTKMGSRRAVELGACVLIVLSLVGKVGGFIASIPEVMVAALLCFMWAMLAALGLSNLRYSEAGSSRNIIIVGLSLFFSLSIPAYFQQYGISPNSNLSVPSYFQPYIVTSHGPFRTKYEGVNYIMNTLLSLHMVIAFIVAVILDNTVPGSRQERGVYVWSESEAARREPAVVKDYELPFRVGRIFRWVKWVGL is encoded by the exons atGTCGAGTTCTGACCCCAAAACCCGACCCAAACCTGTAACACGGCCTCCTGCTCCCGTTCCGCCTTCATCTTGGGCAAAGAGAACTGGGTTTAAGCCTAAATTCTCCGGGGAAACAAATGCGAGTGACTCCGGTCAAATAGCTTTGCCTCCGAGGTCTAGAGAGAATGAGAACCAACCTGATCTTGAAGCGGGTCGGGCTCGGCCAGTACCACCGGTGGTGAATGGGGAGCAGCCGGTGAGTGAGAAGGGTCCAGCAGAGAAGGATCAGTCGGTGAAGAAGAGGAGGGAGGCGGATGGGACGAATAAAGGGAGCTCAGCTGCCGCTGCTAACGGACATACAGTTAATAATGGGGCGGCGCCACAGCCGCAGCAGCCGACTAGGAGGCCTTCTAGGAATGAGGATGTGGTGGATGTGTTGCCACAGAATGTGGATGATGAAGGCTTCGTTGGAAGGCACTCACATATGAAATATGAGCTTAGAGATACTCCTGGTCTTG ttccTATCGGTCTTTATGGATTCCAGCACTATCTTTCTATGTTGGGTTCATTGATTCTTATTCCACTCGTAATAGTCCCTGCAATGGGTGGCACTTAT GAGGATACTGCAAATGTGGTGTCGACGGTGCTCTTTGTGTCTGGAGTGACCACACTATTGCATTCCTTCTTTGGGTCACGGTTGCCTCTAATACAAGGTTCATCATTTGTTTTCCTGGCTCCTGCATTAGCGATAATCAACTCTCCAGAGTTTCGAGGACTAAATGGAAAT AACTTCAAGCATATTATGAAGGAGTTGCAAGGTGCAATTATCATAGCTTCAGCTTTCCAGGCGTTACTTGGTTATAGTGGACTAATGTCATTATTCTTGAG GTTAATCAATCCTGTAGTCGTTGCACCTACTGTTGCAGCTGTTGGAATTTCTTTTTATAGTTATGGTTTCCCACAAGTGGGGAACTGTCTTGAGATTGGTGCTGTGCAGATATTGTTGGTTATTATTTTTTCTCTT TATCTTCGTAAGATATCTGTTCTCGGCCATCGCATATTTCTAATATATGCG GTCCCATTGGGCCTTGTAATCACATGGGCAGCTGCTTTTCTTCTCACTGAGGCAGGAGCCTATAGCCATAAAGGCTGTGATACCAATATACCTTCCTCAAATATAGTATCAGAGCATTGCAGAAAGCATGTTTCGAGGATGAAGCACTGTAGGGTTGATACATCACATGCATTCAAATCTTCCCCATGGTTTAGGTTTCCTTATCCATTACAATGGGGAACTCCTGTCTTCCACTGGAAAATGGCCATTGTTATGTGTGTGGTTTCAATAATTGCCTCAGTAGATTCG GTTGGCTCATACCATGCGTCATCATTGCTGGTGTCATCCAGACCTCCAACTCCCGGTGTTGTTAGCAGAGGAATTGGTCTTGAGGGTCTATCCAGTATATTAGCTGGTCTCTGGGGTACAGGAACAGGATCTACAACGCTTACTGAAAATGTGCATACAATTGCAGTAACAAAGATGGGAAGCCGCAGGGCTGTTGAATTGGGCGCATGTGTTTTGATAGTCTTATCCCTTGTAG GTAAAGTTGGAGGTTTTATTGCTTCAATTCCTGAAGTCATGGTTGCGGCTCTCCTGTGCTTCATGTGGGCGATGCTTGCAGCTTTGGGTTTGTCAAATCTACGTTATAGTGAGGCAGGAAGCTCTCGGAATATCATAATAGTTGgattatctttatttttctccCTCTCGATACCAGCTTACTTTCAGCAGTATGGCATCTCTCCGAATTCCAATTTGTCTGTTCCAAGTTATTTTCAACCATATATTGTGACATCACATGGGCCTTTCCGCACTAAATATGAAGGG GTAAATTACATTATGAACACATTGCTATCATTACACATGGTAATAGCTTTCATTGTGGCTGTTATACTCGACAACACTGTACCTGGAAGCAGGCAAGAACGTGGGGTTTACGTA